In Asanoa sp. WMMD1127, one genomic interval encodes:
- a CDS encoding LacI family DNA-binding transcriptional regulator has translation MTTQRTRSLGRPTLDAVAARAGVGRGTVSRVVNGSPQVSPEARAAVQAAIAELGYVPNRAARALVTQRTDSVALVVSESEERVFTEPFFAAIVRGVSSGLLDTSMQLWLAMAQSPAERERIEHHLTNQHIDGVLLLSLHDADPLPTLLEQRGLPAVLGGRPARMLEPGAQEAYYVDVDNAGGARQAVQYLFGRGRRRVATIAGPQDMGAGVTRLAGYRQAVEATGGRLDEKLIAYGDFSEASGTAAMRRLLEDNPELDAVFAASDLMAYGALRALQEAGRRVPEEVAVVGFDDAPIARQANPPLTTVHQPVEEMGREMARLLVARIRREEIPQPYVLLDTSLVERESA, from the coding sequence ATGACGACCCAGCGCACCCGGTCCCTCGGCCGACCGACCCTCGACGCGGTGGCCGCGCGGGCCGGGGTCGGCCGGGGCACCGTCTCCCGGGTGGTCAACGGCTCCCCACAGGTCAGCCCGGAAGCCCGGGCGGCGGTGCAGGCGGCGATCGCCGAGCTCGGCTACGTCCCCAACCGCGCCGCCCGGGCTCTGGTCACCCAGCGCACCGACTCGGTCGCCCTGGTCGTCTCGGAGTCCGAGGAGCGGGTCTTCACCGAGCCGTTCTTCGCCGCGATCGTCCGCGGGGTCAGCTCGGGCCTGCTCGACACCTCGATGCAGCTGTGGCTGGCGATGGCCCAGTCGCCGGCCGAGCGCGAGCGGATCGAGCACCACCTGACCAACCAGCACATCGACGGCGTGCTGCTGCTCTCCCTGCACGACGCCGACCCGCTGCCCACGTTGCTGGAGCAGCGCGGCCTGCCGGCGGTCCTGGGCGGCCGCCCGGCGCGGATGCTGGAGCCGGGCGCGCAGGAGGCCTACTACGTCGACGTCGACAACGCCGGCGGCGCCCGCCAGGCGGTGCAATATCTGTTCGGCCGCGGCCGCCGCCGGGTCGCCACGATCGCCGGCCCGCAGGACATGGGCGCCGGCGTCACCCGGCTGGCCGGCTACCGGCAGGCCGTCGAGGCCACCGGCGGCCGGCTCGACGAGAAGCTGATCGCCTACGGCGACTTCAGCGAGGCGAGCGGCACCGCGGCGATGCGCCGGCTGCTGGAGGACAACCCGGAGCTCGACGCGGTCTTCGCGGCGTCGGACCTGATGGCCTACGGGGCGCTGCGCGCGCTGCAGGAGGCGGGCCGCCGGGTGCCGGAGGAGGTCGCGGTGGTCGGCTTCGACGACGCCCCGATCGCCCGCCAGGCCAACCCGCCGCTGACCACGGTCCACCAGCCGGTCGAGGAGATGGGCCGCGAGATGGCCCGGCTGCTGGTCGCGCGCATCCGCCGTGAGGAGATCCCCCAGCCGTACGTCCTGCTCGACACGTCCCTGGTCGAGCGCGAAAGCGCCTGA
- a CDS encoding arginase family protein produces MPTALCVPQWQGSSAANALSLSAGAHQTAALLPCDTVVTVPVASGPGEFEQGVKALDVLIANLAATRSALATIAGPVFTAGGECGVDLAPIASARARHGDDLTVLWFDAHPDLFTPRTLPSGSFHGMVLRTLLGDGPAPLVPAAPLRPEQVVIAGLRAGDRSELAYLAGSAIRAHGVADLERAVDGLSGPVYVHVDLDVLDPAAFGSVGYPEPDGVAPDRLAALRSGLDNVVGAAITEHAPPTDTPDPAEAAIIRSLAAALRFA; encoded by the coding sequence GTGCCCACCGCCCTGTGCGTGCCGCAGTGGCAGGGCTCGAGCGCGGCCAACGCTCTTAGCCTGTCGGCCGGCGCCCACCAGACGGCGGCGCTGCTGCCGTGCGACACGGTGGTGACGGTCCCGGTGGCGTCCGGCCCGGGCGAGTTCGAGCAGGGCGTGAAGGCGCTCGACGTGCTGATCGCCAACCTGGCTGCCACCCGGTCGGCGCTGGCCACGATCGCGGGACCGGTCTTCACGGCGGGCGGTGAGTGTGGGGTCGACCTGGCCCCGATCGCGTCGGCCCGCGCCCGTCACGGCGACGACCTGACGGTGCTCTGGTTCGACGCACACCCGGACCTCTTCACGCCACGCACGCTGCCATCGGGCTCCTTCCACGGCATGGTGCTGCGCACGCTGCTGGGGGATGGCCCGGCGCCGCTGGTGCCGGCCGCGCCGTTGCGGCCCGAGCAGGTGGTGATCGCGGGCCTACGGGCGGGGGACCGGAGCGAGCTCGCCTATCTGGCGGGGTCGGCCATCCGCGCCCACGGTGTCGCGGACCTGGAGCGTGCGGTGGACGGTCTGTCAGGCCCGGTATATGTCCACGTGGATCTGGACGTGCTGGATCCGGCGGCGTTCGGCTCGGTCGGCTATCCGGAGCCGGACGGCGTGGCGCCGGACCGGTTGGCGGCCCTGCGGTCGGGGCTGGACAACGTGGTCGGGGCCGCCATCACCGAACACGCCCCACCCACCGACACCCCTGATCCGGCAGAAGCCGCCATCATCCGCTCATTGGCCGCCGCGCTGCGCTTCGCCTAG
- a CDS encoding Uma2 family endonuclease, with product MTATSLEHVGPWTEDEYFDLGETLQRIELFDGSLLVSPAPSKRHQRVSRLLAAMLDETAEPAGLTVYEAVNLRLRANRVAIPDLVVADTDDEGSIVEAAEVRLVGEIVPQSNAIADRVLKLHLYAMAGIPAYLLVETESAAPVLRLFVLHGEHYVLTAEAGPGDRLRATDPLRLDIEVARLV from the coding sequence GTGACGGCGACGTCCCTAGAACACGTCGGTCCGTGGACCGAAGACGAGTACTTCGATCTTGGTGAGACCCTCCAGCGCATCGAGCTGTTCGATGGGAGTCTTCTCGTGAGTCCGGCGCCTAGCAAACGCCACCAGCGGGTGAGTCGTCTGTTAGCGGCGATGCTGGACGAGACGGCCGAGCCGGCTGGCCTCACGGTCTACGAGGCGGTCAACCTTCGCCTCAGGGCCAATCGAGTGGCCATCCCGGATCTCGTCGTGGCGGACACCGACGACGAGGGCTCGATCGTCGAGGCCGCTGAGGTGCGGCTCGTGGGCGAGATCGTCCCGCAGAGTAACGCGATCGCCGACCGGGTTCTGAAGCTGCACCTCTACGCGATGGCGGGGATCCCCGCCTACCTCCTCGTGGAGACCGAGTCCGCGGCACCCGTGCTGCGGTTGTTCGTGCTGCACGGCGAGCACTACGTCCTCACGGCCGAGGCAGGTCCCGGCGATCGCCTCCGAGCGACCGATCCCCTGCGGCTGGACATCGAGGTCGCGCGGCTCGTCTAG